The Vibrio penaeicida sequence ACGCTCTATCTCAAGCAGCAAGTGGCGCAAGAACGGAGAAAGCGACACCGCCTGAACCTCGGTTGGGCATCTTATATCTGACTCGGAATGCTCTGGGTTTAGCTGCGCAGGGTTGAGGTAAATACCAATGAACCGGGTGTCGCTGAGCGCTACCGATTCGTGCTCAACCCCTGCTGGCACAAACAAAATTGAGGTATGAGGAACCAGAAATCGGGCGTGTTTGGTTTGGGTTTGCAGTAAGCCTTTTAGCGGAAAAATTACCTGATGCCAGTCGTGCCCATGCCACGAATCCACGTAACCTTTTTCCATCGAGATGCGTTTGAACAGTGCCACGCTGTGCTGCCGAACCTTTATGACTTGGTTAATGGAAACGTCTTGTCGGGTTGGCGTCATCATGTGTCTGGCTATCCTTATCGGGTTTGGTCTTCCACTGTAATCATCCCCTAAACTAGGGACATTTAGAATTAGAGTTCTTCGGTTTAAACTAAACCAAATGGAGAACACTGATGAAAAAATCACGCTATACAGAAACGCAAATCGTCAAGATTCTGAAAGAAGTTGAGGCTGGCAGGTTGGTCAAAGAGGTCTGCCGAGAGTATGGCATATCAGATGCCACTTACTACAACTGGAAGTCCAAGTACGGCGGCATGGAAGCCTCAGACGTGAAGCGACTGAAGGAGCTTGAGGATGAAAACCGACGCCTGAAGCAAATGTTTGCTGAACTGAGCCTCGACCATAAAATCCTTAAGGATATCGTCGAAAAAAAGCTGTAAAGCCCACGATTCGGCGAGAGTGGGTGGATTACGTCAATAATTGTCACTGTGTGAGTCTGCGTAGGGCTTGTCGTTTAGTCGGCATCAGTGACTCGGTCTATCGGTATCGACCAGATAAGCACCGAGATACCCCTGTGATTGCCGCCTTGCAAGAAGCCGTTGAACGTTATCCTGCATATGGTTTTGGCATGTTATTCAAAGTGCTTAAGCGATGGGGGTATCGCTGGAACCACAAACGAGTGCATCGACTCTACTGCGAACTGAAGTTGAATAAGCGCCGTCGTGGAAAGAAGCGGCTACCAACAAGAGAGCCTGCCCCTCTCTGTGTGCCAGAAACGTTCAATCAATGTTGGTCAATGGATTTCATGAGCGATTCACTGATGTGTGGTAGACGCTTCAGGACGTTCAATGTTATCGATGACTTTAACCGTGAAGTGCTGGCCATTGAAATTGACTTGAATCTTCCCGCTCAAAGAGTTGTTCGCGTGTTGGAACGCATCGTCGCCTGGCGAGGTTATCCGAGTCAGTTACGTATGGATAACGGTCCAGAGTTTATCTCAACGGCTTTAGCTGAATGGGCGGAACAACATGACATACAACTCGAATTCATACAGCCAGGCAAGCCCACACAAAACTCGTTTGTTGAAAGGTTCAACCGGACCTATCGAGATGAAATACTCAACATGTATGTGTTCAGAACGTTAAAAGAGGTACGTGAGCTAACAGAAAACTGGGTTCGAGAATACAACGATGAACGTCCCCACAGCTCGCTGGGTGACCTGACCCCTTGGGAATATCTTGCTAAGTTGAAATTGCCGGAAGACTCTAATTTAGGGTGTCACTAAAAAAGGGATGTTTACACCACCACTAAGATTGTCCTGTAACTTAAAGGAGACAATCTATGAACGTGCATTTTATCATCCACGAATATTTTGAAAGTGAAGGCTACTTCGGAACGTGGGCCAAAGACAACCAATTTACCACCCATTATTCCAAGCTTTACCTTGGCGACGCGCTGCCCGCGAACAGTGACGCGTTCGACTTATTAGTGGTGCTTGGCGGCCCTCAAAAACCCGAAACCACAACTCAAGAATGCGCCCATTTTGATGCCAACAAAGAGCGTTCGCTTATCCTGCACACCATTGAATCGGGCAAGCCTGTGGTAGGCGTATGCTTAGGGGCGCAGTTGATTGGCGAAGCGTTAGGAGCAAAACATAAAACCAGCCCAGAACCCGAAATCGGCAGTTTTCCTATTCAACTCACCCCTGAAGGCATTAAAGACCCATTATTGACTGGCTTTAGCCTAGAAGAACAGGTCGGGCACTGGCATGGCGATATGCCGGGGCTTACCACCAATGCAAAAGTGCTTGCTGCGAGCCAAGGTTGCCCAAGGCAAATTGTTCGCTATGGCGATTTGGTGTATGGGTTTCAATGCCATCTGGAATTTGTGCCGGAGCAATTCGATGCGCTGATTGAAAACAGCCAACAAGATCTGACTACGTTGAAAGGCAAGCCGTTTGTGCAATCCCCAAGCGAGATCAAAGCTATGCCCACTCAACATATGAATGCCTTACTCGGGCAGTTCTTAGATGGGCTTGTCGCCATGTACCAAGCAAAAAAAGCGCAGCGAGGCTGATCCCTCATTAAGCCCATAACAGTAATCCCCTGACACCACAGCAGTGCGAGGCGCCCGCACTTCTGATGATCTTACTTTTGTGCTCCGTAAAGCCGATAGCTCCAGTCTTCGAGTTTTCCGGTTGATAAACGGCGTTCCACCAGCTTTCTCCATGAATCCACCAAAGGAGCATTCAGCAACAACTTAAGCTTTTCCTGCTCCAGACAACCAGTAAAAATCAAGCCCGTGACTCTGGATATCGGCCATTCTGGGAAAGGTCGCTCACATAAATAGATGTCGTCCCCCGCGCCAATATTGCCCTCGCGCAGGATTCGAAAATACCACCCTGTCCATAACGTTTCCTGAAGCAGAAGAGACATATCAGGGCGACCGAAACGGATATTGAGTTTCCAGCAAGGCATTCTTCCCTGAGAAACCTGAACTAAGCATTCACCAATTTGGTAGTTGTCGCCTAAGCAGATGGTGTCTTCATCCAGCCCTTTTGTACTTAAGTTTTCTCCAAATGCCCCAATTTGATGGAACCTAGGCGCATCACCGAGTTTGGCTATCCAGCGTTCGTAATGTTCGCTGGCATAGGCGTGAAGCGCTTTCTCCACACCGCCGTGATAGCGTTTGTCGGCTTGTTCATCGCCAACTAACCCCAGAAGATTCACCCAATGGCGAGTATCCACAGGGTGTTTGTCTATGCCGCTGGTAACACCCTCTGTTATTGAACTGACCTTACCCGTCAGCAGCGATGTGACCGTTCCTACTTTGCGCATGCCCCTTCCCTCCATCCATTCACTGGCGAATACGAAATTACATTGAACCTAACGGCTGATATACCGGATTGATCGCAAGCACCTCAATGCGCGAATTCGCGCTTTTTAAGATTCTTTCTTCACTGTCGGATACGAATACCTGTCGCTCAAACCCGGCTGTCACGGGGAACGCTTCCAGTGCAATTTCGAGCTTTTCCTTACAGGCTGCCTGGCTTAACGCTTCGATGTGAATGGAAAAAAGCGCCGTGTTGTTTTGGGAAATGTCCACGCGATATCTCATTGCTTCTCCTGCTTCTTACCAAAAAGCTGTGTTCTCAAATGGTTGAGCTTACGGTTGAGAATTCTCTTAGTATGTTATTGTCCAATATTTAATATTAGGATATGTTATTCACTAATAGTGTACAACTAACGATTTTAAGAAACGCGTGAACATTTTTTAGCGAATAAGAAACACCAGAAGTTGTGAGGTAGAGGTGAGATGGGAAAGGTATACAGTTTCTCGGCGGGACCGGCGATGCTGCCTAGCGAAGTGCTCTTAAAGGCGCAAAGCGAATTACTGAACTGGCAACAAACGGGTATGTCTGTAATGGAGTTCAGCCACCAAAGTGATGAGTTCGCCATTATCAGGGAAGAAACCGAAGCAAGGCTGCGGGCATTAATGTCGATTCCCGACGACTACCATGTGCTGTTTTCTCACGGTGGTGGCAGTGGCCAGTTCTCGGCGGTGCCGTTGAATTTGATCGACCAGCGAGAAGCAATGAGCCGACAACGCGCCGACTTTCTGGTATACGGGCATTGGGCAAGCGGTGCTTACGAAGAGGCGAAAAAGTTTTGTCTGCCTCGTAAGCTGAATATCGCCTGTACCCGCGAAGGATTGCGCGCCATTTCACCAGAGCAAGACTGGCACATCGACCCGAGCGCCCAGTTTGTCTTTGTTTGCCCGAATGAAACCGTCAATGGTATCGAATATCACGCACTGCCTGAAACGATCGTGCCTATCGTGGCGGATATGTCGTCTTCGATTCTCTCGCGCCCTATCGATGTTTCCCGTTACGGTTTAATCTATGCTGGTACTCAGAAGAACATTGGCCCTTCTGGGTTGGCGATCACTATTGTCAGAAAGGATTTAATCCGAGCGGATCGCCACAACATTCCTAAAATTCTGGATTATCGCCGTCAGGTAGAGCAGCTTTCGATGGCAAATACGCCGCCTACGTTTGCGTGGTATTTATGTGGAGAAGTACTGAAGTGGGTGGAACAACAAGGTGGCGTGTCAGCACTTTTCTTACGAAATCAGGAAAAAGCCAGCGCCTTATACCGATGTATTGATGAATCCGACTTGTACATCAATGACATTCACCCAGATTACCGCTCAATCATGAACGTGACGTTTCGGATTACCTGCCCCAAAACGGAACAACGGTTTTTAGATCGCGCTCATCAGGCAGGACTGAAAGGATTGAAGGGGCATAAAGTGACCGGAGGCATTCGCGCCTCCATCTATAACGCGATGCCTTATGAAGGTGTGGAGGCGTTAATCCATTTTATGAAAGCCTTCGAAATAGAGCATTCGCAGCGTTTGCACTCCGCCGTTAGTTCGGTAAATAGCCCAACTGCTTAGAGATGTCTCGCGCTGCATTGCTGATCAAATCTAGGCTGCTTTGTTCTACGGTTTCAGAGCTGTCAAAACCGATAAGGATTAGGCTGGCTGCAATTTGCCCGACGGCGTCAAAAATAGGAGCCGCCGCCGCTTTGGCACCGGGGATCACAGGGTTTACCTCTTCTCGAACCGAGACAAAATCGGCTTTAATCTGCTCGCAGCTTTCGGTAAAAGCTTGCCAATGCTGTGAATTGTCGCCCAGCTCTTTCTTAGCGAGAACTTCATACGCCGATGTCGGCAGGTTAGCCGCGAAACATCGCCCTACCGCGCTGCTAGTGACAGGGGCGTAAAAGCCGATTTTGAAATTCACCGACACAGGTGAAGGGTGGTCGAAAAAACGAACAATCATTGGGCCGTGGGGTGTCCAAACCGCCAGTGCCGCCGCTTGCTGGCTGCTTTGCCTTAATGCATGAAGAAACGGTTCACAGGTTTGAATGATGTCGGTTCTGCCAAGGATTTTTGCGCCCAGTTCCAGCAACTTAGAGCCATGAAGGTAATTCCCTGCATCGTCTTGCACCACTACGCCAACTCTTAGCAAGCTCGCCAGATATTTGTGCAGCTTGCTTTTCGACATGTCCAGTTGCGCTGCGGCATCGCTCAGCGAAATGGCGTGTTTTTGATCGGCAAAAAAATCAATGATGTCGAACGCTTGCTCAACGGACTGAATGCCTTGGTTTTTCTTTTCCATAGTGTGTCTTCTGGGCGTACTCGAAAAAATCGATTAGCGCGGGATCTGGTCGCGACTGAATGTTGCTTATACTACCGCGAGATACTCAATTGTACAGAGATGAACAAGCGAACATGGGCTCGGAAAAGGCATTAAAAAAGGCGAGTTAGATAGATGTATTTCATTGTTATGATTGAGTCAGTCGAAGTGTATGCGACGTATCACATACTAAATTGGGTGATAAATGTCCGAGAATACTTTGCGAGCGTGAATGATGATTTAGCTATCGATATTTTTGATGCATTGATATTTTTTGACCTTTCATAACATAGAGTCAGTAGCATGTGACAATGTTAAAGAACCCTTCTTCTAGGCTTAAACTTCTTTTCATTACCTTCGCAATGGCATTTATCCTTGGCTTGAAAACTGACTTCGATGCGCAATGGATATTGATGTTGGGAGCGTCTGTCTTTGCTTATAGATTGATAAGATCAAATTGCGCAATCAAACGTAAGTTAAGTGGTGTGCTACTGGTGATTTTTGGGTGTGGCTTGGTTTACACCCTTGATAAAGGCGCAATGCTTTTTAGTGTTTTCATCCTGCTTTGGGTAAGCAATAACAATGATTCTAAAGATGAATCAGGAAGCCAAAACAAGTCCCCATTAGAAGATTAGTAACCTA is a genomic window containing:
- a CDS encoding IS3 family transposase (programmed frameshift), with protein sequence MKKSRYTETQIVKILKEVEAGRLVKEVCREYGISDATYYNWKSKYGGMEASDVKRLKELEDENRRLKQMFAELSLDHKILKDIVGKKAVKPTIRREWVDYVNNCHCVSLRRACRLVGISDSVYRYRPDKHRDTPVIAALQEAVERYPAYGFGMLFKVLKRWGYRWNHKRVHRLYCELKLNKRRRGKKRLPTREPAPLCVPETFNQCWSMDFMSDSLMCGRRFRTFNVIDDFNREVLAIEIDLNLPAQRVVRVLERIVAWRGYPSQLRMDNGPEFISTALAEWAEQHDIQLEFIQPGKPTQNSFVERFNRTYRDEILNMYVFRTLKEVRELTENWVREYNDERPHSSLGDLTPWEYLAKLKLPEDSNLGCH
- a CDS encoding glutamine amidotransferase-related protein, producing the protein MNVHFIIHEYFESEGYFGTWAKDNQFTTHYSKLYLGDALPANSDAFDLLVVLGGPQKPETTTQECAHFDANKERSLILHTIESGKPVVGVCLGAQLIGEALGAKHKTSPEPEIGSFPIQLTPEGIKDPLLTGFSLEEQVGHWHGDMPGLTTNAKVLAASQGCPRQIVRYGDLVYGFQCHLEFVPEQFDALIENSQQDLTTLKGKPFVQSPSEIKAMPTQHMNALLGQFLDGLVAMYQAKKAQRG
- a CDS encoding MOSC domain-containing protein, giving the protein MRKVGTVTSLLTGKVSSITEGVTSGIDKHPVDTRHWVNLLGLVGDEQADKRYHGGVEKALHAYASEHYERWIAKLGDAPRFHQIGAFGENLSTKGLDEDTICLGDNYQIGECLVQVSQGRMPCWKLNIRFGRPDMSLLLQETLWTGWYFRILREGNIGAGDDIYLCERPFPEWPISRVTGLIFTGCLEQEKLKLLLNAPLVDSWRKLVERRLSTGKLEDWSYRLYGAQK
- the serC gene encoding 3-phosphoserine/phosphohydroxythreonine transaminase, whose amino-acid sequence is MGKVYSFSAGPAMLPSEVLLKAQSELLNWQQTGMSVMEFSHQSDEFAIIREETEARLRALMSIPDDYHVLFSHGGGSGQFSAVPLNLIDQREAMSRQRADFLVYGHWASGAYEEAKKFCLPRKLNIACTREGLRAISPEQDWHIDPSAQFVFVCPNETVNGIEYHALPETIVPIVADMSSSILSRPIDVSRYGLIYAGTQKNIGPSGLAITIVRKDLIRADRHNIPKILDYRRQVEQLSMANTPPTFAWYLCGEVLKWVEQQGGVSALFLRNQEKASALYRCIDESDLYINDIHPDYRSIMNVTFRITCPKTEQRFLDRAHQAGLKGLKGHKVTGGIRASIYNAMPYEGVEALIHFMKAFEIEHSQRLHSAVSSVNSPTA
- a CDS encoding IclR family transcriptional regulator, which codes for MEKKNQGIQSVEQAFDIIDFFADQKHAISLSDAAAQLDMSKSKLHKYLASLLRVGVVVQDDAGNYLHGSKLLELGAKILGRTDIIQTCEPFLHALRQSSQQAAALAVWTPHGPMIVRFFDHPSPVSVNFKIGFYAPVTSSAVGRCFAANLPTSAYEVLAKKELGDNSQHWQAFTESCEQIKADFVSVREEVNPVIPGAKAAAAPIFDAVGQIAASLILIGFDSSETVEQSSLDLISNAARDISKQLGYLPN